The following is a genomic window from Streptomyces chrestomyceticus JCM 4735.
CCACCACCTCGGCGAAGATCGTGGTGGCGGGCGGCTTCGGCGTGGGCAAGACCACGTTCGTCGGGGCCGTCTCGGAGATCAATCCGCTGCGTACGGAGGCCGTGATGACCTCCGCCTCGGCGGGGATCGACGACCTGAGCCACGTCCAGGACAAGACCACCACCACGGTGGCGATGGACTTCGGCCGCATCACCCTGGACCAGGACCTGATCCTGTACCTCTTCGGTACGCCGGGCCAGGACCGCTTCTGGTTCATGTGGGACGACCTGGTCCGCGGCGCCATCGGCGCGGTCGTCCTGGTCGACACCCGCCGCCTCGCCGACTGCTTCGCCGCGGTCGACTACTTCGAGAACAGCGGCCTCCCCTTCGTCATCGCCCTCAACGGCTTCGACGGACACCAGCCGTACACGCCCGACGAGGTCCGCGAGGCCCTCCAGATCGGCCCCGACGCACCGATCATCACCACCGACGCCCGCCACCGCAGCGAGGCCAAGAGCGCTCTCATCACGCTGGTCGAGCACGCTCTCATGGCCCGCCTGAAGTGACGGCGGCACGCCGCCCCGCCCTCAGGTAAGTTGCCTCAGGCAAGGAGAGTCCTTTCCGGTGCCGTACGGCGCCGGAAAGGCCCGGGCCGGCCGCGGTTCCCGTGCGGCGCCAAAAGATCTGTGTCCTTGGCCACGCCGCCGGCCGTGTTCATAACGTTTCGACAGAGAATTCACCCGCCGCCGACACCCGGCGCGCACACGCGGCTCCGCTGCGCTCACATTTCTCCCGCCTTTTGCCGCCCCTCGCCCTTAACGCCCCTTTTATCTGACGTGCTCAGCGCGTCGCCGCCCCTTTGCCCAGTGTTTGGAACGCACGGTCCTGACGTGCTGAAATTCGCTGAACTCCGGAGTAGTGACGCCCTGAAGAAAACGGCACAGCGCAAAAGGGTGCGGTGCCGGCGCCGAGAGGTTGTTGGTCGAGTGAGGCGAAGCAAGTCGGGCCCCGAGCCGCAGGAACCGCGGCGGGGCAACTTCACGCCACCGTCGCACAGTGCGGCACCGGCCCCCGGCGCGGCCGAGAGCCCGGTCGCCACCGTCCCCGTGAGCGGCGGGCGGTTCTCGCCGCGCAACTGGCGGGTGGCCACCCGCCTCAACGCGATCCTGCTGATCCCCGTACTCGTCGCCCTGGTCTTCGGCGGCCTGCGGGTCAACGCCTCCGTCGAGACCTGGCAGGAGGCCCAGGACGCCGAGGCCACCGCCAAGCTGGTACGCGCCGCGGCGGCCTACAGCCACGCCATCATCGACGAGCGCGACCGCACCGCCCAGCCGCTGCTGGCCGGCAAGCGGGACGACCCCGCGGTGAGCGAGGCCCGCCGGGCCACCGACACCGCCGCCGGCGCGTTCCACGCCGCGGTCAAGGAGATGCCCGCCAAGGAGGGCCTCAAGCGCCGCCTCGCCGCCTTCCAGAAGGCCGAGCCCGGCCTGACGAAGCTGCGCGAGGCCGCGTACACGCCGCAGCTTCCCGGCGTCCGCACCGAAGAGGGCTACGTCGCCATCCAGCACCCGCTGATGGAGTTCGCCAACGAGCTGGGCCTGGGCACCGGCAACATCACCTCCTACGGCCGTACGGTCTACGCCGTCTCGCTGGCCAAGGCCGCCGAGTCGCTCACCCGCTCCATCGGTACGCACCTGCTGGTCGACCCGGCGTCCCCG
Proteins encoded in this region:
- a CDS encoding GTP-binding protein produces the protein MDFASSDGAAAAAGPGGRSTTSAKIVVAGGFGVGKTTFVGAVSEINPLRTEAVMTSASAGIDDLSHVQDKTTTTVAMDFGRITLDQDLILYLFGTPGQDRFWFMWDDLVRGAIGAVVLVDTRRLADCFAAVDYFENSGLPFVIALNGFDGHQPYTPDEVREALQIGPDAPIITTDARHRSEAKSALITLVEHALMARLK